A single window of Melospiza georgiana isolate bMelGeo1 chromosome 6, bMelGeo1.pri, whole genome shotgun sequence DNA harbors:
- the TIMM9 gene encoding mitochondrial import inner membrane translocase subunit Tim9, with amino-acid sequence MAGQISEADQIKQFKEFLGTYNKLTENCFVDCIKDFTSRDVKPEEITCSENCLQKYLKMTQRISMRFQEYHIQQNEALAAKAGLLSQPR; translated from the exons ATGGCTGGACAAATATCAGAGGCTGATCAGATCAAGCAG tTCAAGGAGTTTCTTGGCACATACAATAAACTTACAGAAAATTGCTTTGTGGATTGCATAAAGGATTTCACTAGCAGAGATGTGAAACCAGAAGAG ATAACTTGCTCAGAAAACTGCCTGCAGAAGTATCTGAAGATGACCCAGAGGATCTCCATGAGATTCCAGGAGTACCACATCCAGCAGAACGAGGCTCTGGCAGCCAAGGCAGGACTGCTCAGCCAACCTCGCtag